In Pongo abelii isolate AG06213 chromosome 5, NHGRI_mPonAbe1-v2.0_pri, whole genome shotgun sequence, a single genomic region encodes these proteins:
- the LGSN gene encoding lengsin isoform X1: MNKEEDLLQEDSTRDEGNETEANSMNTLRRTRKKVTKPHVCSTEVGEMDMSNSNDCMRDSSQILTPPQLSSRMKHIRQAMAKNRLQFVRFEATDLHGVSRSKTIPAHFFQEKVSHGVCMPRGYLEVIPNPKDNEMNYIRATCFNSDIVLMPELSTFRVLPWADRTARVICDTFTVTGEPLLTSPRYIAKRQLSQLQASGFSLLSAFIYDFCIFGVPEILNSKIISFPASTFLNNHDQPFMQELVDGLYHTGANVESFSSSTRPGQMEISFLPEFGISSADNAFTLRTGVKEVARKYNYISSFFIETGFCNSGILSHSLWDVDRKQNMFCSTSGTEQLTITGKKWLAGLLKHSAALSCLMAPSVSCRKRYSKDRKDLKESVPTTWGYNDNSCIFNIKCHGEKGTRIENKLGSATANPYLVLAATVAAGLDGLHSSNEVLAGPDESTDLYQVEPSEIPLKLEDALVALEEDQCLKQALGETFIRYFVAMKKYELENEEIAAERNKFLEYFI, from the exons GACTCAACAAGAGATGAAGGCAATGAGACTGAAGCCAACAGCATGAATACATTAAGAAGGACAAGAAAGAAAGTCACTAAACCACATGTTTGTTCAACTGAAGTGGGAGAAATGGATATGTCCAATTCAAATG attGCATGAGGGACAGCAGTCAAATTTTGACCCCACCTCAACTCTCTTCTAGAATGAAACACATTAGACAAGCCATGGCCAAAAATCGCCTCCAGTTTGTACGATTTGAAGCAACAGACCTCCACGGCGTGTCCAGGTCTAAGACTATCCCTGCACACTTTTTTCAA gagAAAGTGAGCCATGGTGTTTGCATGCCCCGAGGTTATCTTGAGGTGATACCAAATCCTAAGGACAATGAAATGAATTACATAAGAGCCACATGTTTTAATAGTGACATAGTCCTAATGCCAGAGTTATCAACCTTTAGAGTTTTGCCATGGGCTGACAGAACTGCAAGAGTGATATGTGATACCTTCACTGTGACTGGTGAGCCTCTTTTGACTTCTCCAAGGTACATTGCAAAGAGGCAGCTGAGCCAGCTGCAGGCCTCTGGCTTTTCCCTGCTTTCTGCTTTCATctatgatttttgcatttttggtgtGCCCgaaattttaaattcaaagatTATATCTTTTCCTgcttcaacatttttaaataaccatgATCAGCCCTTCATGCAGGAACTTGTTGATGGCTTGTATCACACTGGAGCCAATGTCGAGAGTTTTTCCTCCTCTACCAGGCCTGGTCAGATGGAAATCTCTTTCCTGCCTGAATTTGGCATTAGCTCAGCTGATAATGCATTTACCCTCAGAACAGGTGTCAAAGAAGTGGCAAGGAAATATAATTACATTTCCAGCTTCTTCATTGAGACTGGATTTTGTAATTCAGGGATTTTGTCTCATAGTCTCTGGGATGTCGATAGGAAGCAAAACATGTTCTGCAGCACTTCTGGAACTGAGCAGCTCACGATCACTGGGAAAAAATGGTTGGCAGGACTCTTGAAGCACTCTGCTGCACTCAGCTGCCTGATGGCACCTTCTGTTAGCTGCCGAAAGCGTTATTCCAAGGACAGGAAAGACCTGAAGGAGAGTGTGCCTACAACATGGGGATACAATGACAACAGCTGTATATTTAATATCAAATGTCATGGAGAGAAAGGCACCCGGATAGAAAATAAACTAGGCTCAGCAACAGCAAACCCTTATTTGGTGCTGGCTGCAACTGTTGCTGCAGGCTTAGATGGACTTCATAGCAGTAATGAGGTCTTGGCTGGTCCAGATGAGAGCACAGACTTGTACCAAGTGGAACCTTCTGAGATCCCTTTAAAACTAGAAGATGCCCTTGTGGCACTGGAAGAAGATCAATGCCTGAAACAGGCTCTAGGAGAAACCTTTATTCGATATTTTGTTGCCATGAAGAAATATGAGTTGGAGAATGAAGAAATAGCTGCagagagaaataaattcttagagtattttatttag
- the LGSN gene encoding lengsin isoform X2, whose product MNKEEDLLQEDSTRDEGNETEANSMNTLRRTRKKVTKPHVCSTEVGEMDMSNSNDCMRDSSQILTPPQLSSRMKHIRQAMAKNRLQFVRFEATDLHGVSRSKTIPAHFFQEKVSHGVCMPRGYLEVIPNPKDNEMNYIRATCFNSDIVLMPELSTFRVLPWADRTARVICDTFTVTVSGMSIGSKTCSAALLELSSSRSLGKNGWQDS is encoded by the exons GACTCAACAAGAGATGAAGGCAATGAGACTGAAGCCAACAGCATGAATACATTAAGAAGGACAAGAAAGAAAGTCACTAAACCACATGTTTGTTCAACTGAAGTGGGAGAAATGGATATGTCCAATTCAAATG attGCATGAGGGACAGCAGTCAAATTTTGACCCCACCTCAACTCTCTTCTAGAATGAAACACATTAGACAAGCCATGGCCAAAAATCGCCTCCAGTTTGTACGATTTGAAGCAACAGACCTCCACGGCGTGTCCAGGTCTAAGACTATCCCTGCACACTTTTTTCAA gagAAAGTGAGCCATGGTGTTTGCATGCCCCGAGGTTATCTTGAGGTGATACCAAATCCTAAGGACAATGAAATGAATTACATAAGAGCCACATGTTTTAATAGTGACATAGTCCTAATGCCAGAGTTATCAACCTTTAGAGTTTTGCCATGGGCTGACAGAACTGCAAGAGTGATATGTGATACCTTCACTGTGACTG TCTCTGGGATGTCGATAGGAAGCAAAACATGTTCTGCAGCACTTCTGGAACTGAGCAGCTCACGATCACTGGGAAAAAATGGTTGGCAGGACTCTTGA